One segment of Euwallacea fornicatus isolate EFF26 chromosome 23, ASM4011564v1, whole genome shotgun sequence DNA contains the following:
- the LOC136346568 gene encoding small ribosomal subunit protein uS11A: MAPRKGKVQKEEVQVSLGPQVREGEVVFGVAHIFASFNDTFVHVTDLSGRETISRVTGGMKVKADRDEASPYAAMLAAQDVAEKCKSLGITALHIKLRATGGNKTKTPGPGAQSALRALARSNMKIGRIEDVTPIPSDSTRRKGGRRGRRL, from the exons ATGGCACCAAGAAagggaaaagtacaaaaagaGGAAGTGCAAGTGTCCCTAGGACCCCAAGTCCGTGAGGGTGAAGTTGTCTTTGGAGTTGCCCACATTTTCGCCAGTTTCAACGATACTTTCGTACATGTCACTGATTTGTCGGGAAGAGAAACAATCTCCAGAGTTACAGGAGGAATGAAAGTAAAGGCAGATCGTGACGAGGCCTCCCCTTATGCTGCTATGTTGGCTGCTCaa gATGTAGCTGAAAAATGCAAGTCTCTTGGTATCACAGCCCTACACATTAAGCTCAGAGCTACAGGAggcaacaaaacaaaaactcCAGGTCCCGGAGCTCAAAGCGCCCTTCGCGCATTGGCTCGTTCCAATATGAAAATCGGCCGTATTGAGGACGTGACGCCTATCCCGTCTGATTCAACCCGCAGGAAGGGTGGACGGCGTGGTCGTAGattgtaa